CTTGAACTGATCAAGTATACGTGCTTACTATAGGACCTGATTGATTAATTGCTagcacatagttaagcataccgagcaaaccaaggtgagttcacatagccaaggcatgggattcccgggttgggaattgggttgggaagatttgaattggataattactcgtacttacactattgctagactatataccatcgtcctcaggttagtcaggacacttacgtaaaacctacgtaaactagtatctaccactgtctcccgggtctggaggacacttacgtaaaacctacgtaaactcatacctactactgtcttccgggtctgaaggacacatacgtaaaacctacgtaaaccccacgcgtaccactgtcctctgggaagggcactcacgtaaaacctacgtgaccttgtacgtattcctgttctcggattaagaagaacacatggttacaatagtctagtaaggataaacatgggaagcccccattggtaataaatataatcatgggaaacccccactattagtacatacatacgtgggaagcccccactaaatgaacatacgaattactgctacgaacttactttctgtgaactcgctcaactagttgttgactctctgctgcatgccttgcaggaccttaggtacatatggagcttgcacagggaggagcaagtcgttgtggacaaggatcgtgaatgctatgattgaacgttatgacattacatacttatttatgattgggcttttgcttaattgcttccgctaaacgtcgaactattacttatgttttgaacacctttcatatggatgggttttgtttaatgacatttacttttattatatacattgttctatatgattggtggcttgatcctggtcagtcacgctcccaagcggtgatactccgcaggtggattttgggggtgtgacaactactATTGATCAAACTATTAGATGAGTAAAACCAAATCCATTATttaaacaaaaataaacacacaCTAAAAACAAGTAAGGAATCATACCTTGATTGAAGATTTGAGTTAAATCCTTGCAAAAATTGGTTGTTTTTAGGAGTGGGAGAGCCAAGAACGGGTGTGTGGCCAGAGTTAGTAATTTTGAAGGGTTTTTGCAGAAACGTCGTTTTTATAACCTGAAAAATTATTGTTACTAAAAAGCCGTACACGAACGTGCGCATCAACCTGTGTACAGTGGTTCGCAACGTTGTGTCGTTGTGCACGGTAGTGCACTCGGTCCACACGGTATTGCGTGTCCGACAACCACCTTATGCACATTGTTCTTGATCAGATGTGATTATGAAGTGCACAGTCGTGCGGATCAGGTGCACGGCCGTGTTTTATCTATACATTCTGCAGACAGAACTAACAGAATGCTCTCACTCCGTTTTCTCAATAGATTTTACCATTTTTGCAAGGTTTTACATGTTTTAACTTTAAACTAActtaaaaacttcaaaagttaTGGGTCGAACTTGTTCGTACCTACGTAAAAACAGGAAAAGTTAACGAACAAGGAAATAAATGCGAGAAATTAAATATTTACAACAATACCCTTAGCATGGGAAAACACGCTCGCTAAATTTGTCAGCGAGTCGATAGCTAGACTCATTTTTTCACACTTGTTAAACGTGTGGGGCATTGACACGCCCTTTTGGATTCGGCTCTGTGTTTCCTGGAAGACCACCCGGGGGTGTCTTTGACAACATTTTAGCCAACTGTCCCACCTGATTCTCAATGGTCTGTATAGAAGCTTTCTGACCCCGCATCTCCCCTTCTTGGGCCATAAATCGTTCCTCATGTTGTTGGTAGCGGCTCTCAGCTATCTGATTAGCACAATTGAAGTTTCCTAACAGCTGTGCCATCATCTCCTCTAGCTTAGAGTTATTCTGAGAGGCGTGAGGCTGGGAACTGCTCCCGGAGCCTTGATGATGGTAATTTGGCTGGAAGGACGGACCCCGAGATTGGTAAGGCTGTCCCTGGGGCTGCTGTGGCGCGGGAGCACGCTTGGCATATCCGAGTGGGTTTTGGTTCCCAGAATTAGATTTCCACCCGAAGTTTTGATGATTCTTCCACCCCGGATTGTACGTGTTGCTGTAAAGGTTATTTTGGGGCCTGATTTGATTGCCCAGATAGTCCACCTCCTCGTGGCCGGTAAACATAACACCCTGCTCACAAGTACctggctcgtgtgacactccacaCTGCTCACATGATGATTGTATCTTTGAAACGTTCTGAGCTTGATCAAACCTTGCAGCCAAAGCTCCGATCTGCGTTGTAGGAGCCGTATATGTATCCACTTGATGAACTACAGGAATAGATAATGCTTTACTTCGTACTCCACTGTGACGAGAAGTCGACTCTAAGGTAGCTTTCTCTATAATTGCATAGGCTTCCGTTGGTGTTTTCGTTCCAAGATCGCCTCCGTCATATACGTCTATGCGTTCTTGTGAGTCGTAGTTAAGTCCTTGGTAGAACTTCAACACAAGTTGTCTTTTGGACAACCCATGATGTGGTACATCGATTAGAAGATCTTTGAACCTCTCCCAAGCTGCATGTAGCGATTCTCCTTCGTCCTGTTTGAATGTCATGATACGGTTCTTTAGCTTAGCTGTCTTTTCCAGATGGAAGTATTTTTGCATAAAAAGATCTGCCATCTCGTTCCAAGTTGTGATGGACCCTGCTGGAAGTGACAAAAGCCAAGATCAGGCTTTGTCTCGCAAAGAGAATGGAAAGAGCCGCAAACGGATTGCGTCTTCAGAAACGTCTCGAATTTTGAAAGTCGAGCACACCTCGAGAAATGAAGTGATGTGCCGAAATGGATCTTTGTGATCCTTCCCATCAAATTGCATAGAATTTTGTAACATGTTAATTAtactagatttaatttcaaaacTCGGTGCTGCTATCGTAGGTCGGGCGATGCTCGGTAGCAAGCCCTCTCCTCCTGGATGGCCGGTCTCATTCAGAGGCTGGTCGTCTTCTGGCAAAATGCTTCTTGTGTCGTCCTCTGAACTCTCGCTATCAAAAAGAATCACTGGTTCGTCGAATGCGGCCGCAATCCTTTGTGCAACAACAAGCGATCTTTCGCGAAGCCACCGACTTCTTCTTAAGTTATTTTCTGGTTCGTTGGCTAGCTCAGTGTTAGCGGGTGTAGGGGGCGTGGACATTAGCCTGCACATAAAAAGGAACGCATTATACAGAAAAAagaacataatatatatataggaaataaGTAATAATGACAATActaatatataatatacatatatatataatatacatatatatatatataaggtattAAACAAATCTATTTAAATATTTACTgaattatttacttatttacatCCGAGAACTGTGCACCGAgtgtttttgtttgtttattataatTTCTGAGAAAATTATCAGAAATATGAGgaaactttgtttttttttagcatatcagaaaatctgatataACTTATATAATTCTGATAAGATCTGATGAAATTTTCGTTCCATCAGAATTCCTGATAAATCCATCAGAATTACCAGAAAATCTGGTAAATTCATCAGAAATGTAAATTGTTGTTTTTAGAATATCTAATGGGTTTATCAGAATCCATCAGAAAATCGGATAAATTCATTGGTattcatcagaaaatctgatgatttatcagaaagttatattttattattgTAGAGTAAGTAAATAAACAAATGAGTACGATAATTAAATGAATGAACAGTTAATTAAACAAACAAATGAACAAGAATGAATAAATGTAACTGAAATAAAAGaataaatgaaataaatgaatgaaataaatatataaatatataagcgGTTGGATTCCGAATACGggcataaatataaatataaacaggaatgaaataactgaaataaaataaattaaataactAAAATAGTTGTACTggaatgaaataaataaataaatgaatgaagTACAGAAATGAAATGATTgaattaaaataaaagaaatattgAATTAGAAATAACTGAattgaaataaataaatgaaataaataaatgaatggaTCGATCCGAACACATTAActgaattaaataaataaaataaaaaaaattagttgAACAATAAATAAAAAGTTAGTATGTTAGTGGGTTAGTAAAGTTAGTCAGTTAGTTGGTTAGTAGTTAGCTGATTAGTTGGTTAgtaaaacagaaaaagaaaagttaGTAAAAAGTTAGTCCTAGTGGGCGTGCCAGGCTAGGTGATCacatgtttgaaaataaaagaaaataaataaatacaaaaatgtacaagtattcacAGGTATTCACAGTTTGTACACCGGTAAAATAATAACTCGGATTGTTCCATTAATTTCGccgtgtccccggcaacggcgccaaaaacttgacgtgggCGGTTATATACATCTATTTACAGTATGTTCACGCGCCCGACGAAATGTGTTTTATaattataaaaatggtttataccttaacagtaaaacacacacaacaaaggaaaagtgtatcccgtcatatatgcagcaaagtattggtaagagccagatatcgatccatggaacacgggcgTTATAATGTACTAAATCGTTGTCATTATTTTACCAGATAAAAGGATAAgtgaatggttgtttaactaAGTTATCTAAATTACATCTAACATAAATATACTAATATCTTGTTCcacaaacaacctaaacatgttatctatcagatatgttacaaaagcacttaatcaattttccaatttcgagacagttagtcatccgctatgagttttctaacatgatgattcttcggaaagttaacgcgataaacacacgttaaccacctaaaatcattctttagcgagctattgatattcGTTCATGTAAACCTTTAAAGATAGattagtcatccgctaggagttttctaacctcacttatcaaagaaagcaataccgatggtcacaatacagccacgaggataagcatttaagtagatcatataacaacatatttcagctttacaagtcttgaacacaaatctaccatgtcagcaatttcagaccaaaactactaaacaaggatcataaaccgcatgcaagaacatgtaatcaacaacatataattcgttagaacccttacgtgcaagaaagtattcctaatcaaaataagatatatcttggataaaaccaatacccctctcgactttcatggtgtaaacaagtttacaaacaagtgattaatcaagaaatagttaccatcccactaaccacagattcattatccaaaataatcaaacataatcaggaactcaacatcaatgaaacgttcattatataatcatgaagattcaaacatGAAAAAGTACTTAAGTTTCATACAAAAAAGATTACAACATAAAGTTcattcaagaaacaagtttataactactattacaaaaactacattaaacataaactaacatcatctcataacttgcaaaatgatcagaatacatgttcaagaacaaggaatcgaaccataaacaagcaaggaattgatgggttggatcgTTTATGCTTCCACTCGATCTTTAAGCTTCAAATGGGTCTGATCAGGAATACTTCGGAACCCAGAAATCGcccagaaacatggagaaaaacccaACCTTTTGATCAGTAGCGaatgctgctatttataggcaattTTCAGTTTGGCACGGCCATGCGACtggtcgcacgaccgtgcggtCAGGTGTTGTCGGGTGACGTCAGTTTCAGCTATCCCGAGACagccaagtggactagtggaTAACTTGCCTAGGTCACCAGATTGGCACGGTCATGCGACTGGTCGCATGGTAGTGCGACGTCATCAGAATCGTGATCAGAAAGTATGGTCCAGGTGGTGCATGGGGGTGCGGGTGGCTCACGCGAGGGTGCGGTTTGAGAAATCAGCCGCACCATGAGTCGCACTGGCAGGGCTTCCGAGGTCGGAGGTCTCGCACGGTAGTGCGGTTGGATGCACGGCCGTGCGACACCTGGCAGTCATCAGATTTTTGTCCGTTTTATCAGAAATGCATCAGAATTTGTCCGTTTTCATTAGAATTTTCCTTTATGCtctgtttaagacctgaaaatataaaagtaccgATTTTGGTACCTAACCGTCGTGTTTTCGGTCAAAAACGCTTAAAACGGAAGTGTTTTGCAGTATAAAAACATGTATCATTTAACGTATatcaacatacatacatacatacatacatacatacatacatacatacatacatacatacatacaacccCTACGAAAAATTGATCACATCCGAGCGTTTCCGCGGTCGAATCCACTTTGAATTTGATAAATGCATTGCTTGTGAAGTATGTGTTCGTGTATGTCCTATAGATCTACCCGTTGTTGATTGGAAATTGGAAACTGATATTAGAAAGAAACGATTGCTTAATTACAGTATTGATTTCGGAATATGTATATTTTGTGGTAATTGCGTTGAGTATTGTCCAACAAATTGCTTATCAATGACTGAAGAATATGAActatctatacatacatacatacatacatacatacatacatacatacatacatacatacatacatacatacatacatacatacatacatacatacatacatacatacatacatacatacatacatacatacatacatacatacatgcatgcatgcatgcatgcatgcatgcatgcatacatacatacatacatacatacatacatacatacatacatacatacatacatacatacatacatacatacatacatacatacatacatacatacatacatacatacatacatacatacatacatacatacatacatacatacatacatacatacatacatacatacatacatacatacatacatacatacatacatacatacatacatacatacatacatacatacatacatacatacatacatacatacatacatacatacatacatacatgcatacatacatacatgcatacatacatacatgcatgcatgcatgcatgcatgcatgcatgcatgcacgCATGcatccatacatacatacatacatacatacatacatacatacatacatacatacatacatacatacatacatacatacatacatacatacatacatacatacatacatacatacatacatacatacatacatacatacatacatacatacatacatacatacatacatacatacatacatacatgcatgcatgcatgcatgcatacatacatgcatacatacatgcatacatacatacatgcatacatacatacatgcatgcatgcatgcatacatacatacatacatacatacatacatacatacatacatacatacatacatacatacatacatacatacatacatacatacatacatacatacatacaaagtAAATCTAAGATGAATAGATTAGATATAGCCACCACTAGTAAAATAGATGATGATATAATTGATTGCCAAAATGAACAGTTTGGAGAATATAAACAAGAAGTATTAATAGATAAGAAAAAacttaaacaaatacaacatgAAAATTTCTCATTATCAAACCATTCaggatttaaaatgaatacttTACAAAAACTAGGAATAAAACCTAGAGATCATCATTTATATTATGGGCTAAATATTCAAGAAAGGGCTTTAGATATTAACATAACATCTAACAAAGTTATGATACCTTTATTATCTAAAAAAGATATccaagaaaaattacaaaagataaaaccAAAAATAAGAAACACTTTGGGATGGGTACATGTAGGAGCTatccaaataataataaaatccacCTTTAAAGAAGGTATAGATACCCCTATAGAATTAGCTGTTATGGATAATAGAATACAAAATAGAGAAGAAGCATGCCTTGGAATATTAAGAGGAAATTTACAATATGGAAAACTGAAATTTAATATCTATCCTAGAATTTCCTATAATATTCAAGATAAGGATTTTGATAAAACTTTAAGTCTATTACAAGATTTTAAGAGAAAAGATTTCTTTAAACAACAAAATAGACCTTATTCTATTACATATGCTATTTCTTATGCAGTGTCAAATACTCATCATTCTGAATGTTTTAGTATAAAAGACACTATTGAttttccttatttgtttaacgatGTTTGTCAAATACAAATACCGACCTTACCTAAAATAGAAGAAATAGATTCAAGACCTTTAAGTCTTGATTTACGAGATAAACCAATGATGTCTTCTAACCAGATAACCCCTAGATTGTTGTTCTCAAACAAAGAGGTAATAAGTTATCCTCTAAGAATAACTAATTCAAGTAGATATAATGATGTAATTAGTGAAAAAGAAGATAATGTAAGGAATTACAAAATTCAAGGAGAATATTTCAATGGAAAAAGATTTTCGGCAGTAAATATGCTAATAGATACATGTGCTAATGGGAATTATATAAACCATAAAATTTGTAAATACTTACAAAAATATCCATTAGAAGAACCCCATCAATACACAAACTTTAATGGTGAACTACATGAAATTAATGAAGCAGTAGAAACCATAATAAAGTTTGGAGAAGAAAAAATTCCTTTAAGACTCTTAATAGGTAATGAAGATGAAAACGATTCATTAGAAATAATGTTAGGATTAACTTTCTTAGAAaatgtaaaaccatatcaaataACCTCCTATGgattaaaaattacatataatggcaaaatgatttatatacctaaatgaCAAGCCCTAAAAGCATATACATCCCAATAGGTATTACTTATAAAGATTACAAAGCTGAATACTTTGCTGCTTATATAGATAGTGGCTCAGGATTGTGTATATGTAAACCAGATTGTT
This is a stretch of genomic DNA from Helianthus annuus cultivar XRQ/B chromosome 16, HanXRQr2.0-SUNRISE, whole genome shotgun sequence. It encodes these proteins:
- the LOC110876859 gene encoding uncharacterized protein LOC110876859; the protein is MADLFMQKYFHLEKTAKLKNRIMTFKQDEGESLHAAWERFKDLLIDVPHHGLSKRQLVLKFYQGLNYDSQERIDVYDGGDLGTKTPTEAYAIIEKATLESTSRHSGVRSKALSIPVVHQVDTYTAPTTQIGALAARFDQAQNVSKIQSSCEQCGVSHEPGTCEQGVMFTGHEEVDYLGNQIRPQNNLYSNTYNPGWKNHQNFGWKSNSGNQNPLGYAKRAPAPQQPQGQPYQSRGPSFQPNYHHQGSGSSSQPHASQNNSKLEEMMAQLLGNFNCANQIAESRYQQHEERFMAQEGEMRGQKASIQTIENQVGQLAKMLSKTPPGGLPGNTEPNPKGRVNAPHV